One genomic window of Candidatus Pseudobacter hemicellulosilyticus includes the following:
- a CDS encoding AraC family transcriptional regulator, whose translation MDKMDELFNRFPQHGKLPIRLVAPDFGHLSPEEAKGWGSILRSPYYFFLFMLEGAAWHTVDLQQFEIGNNELLFVLPNQVHELPAAGHGVDYFKLGFDESCLSLLPRQYPFLINPLNSPKISFTPAAAGRVRAVFLVLLELLSDSGSRPELILAHLNSLLTEIDTAYFETGKKPADEKLARYIDFRVFVENNLTDHPTISEIAGELAINTNGLYQLVKQYSGLSPKAYITNRLILEAKRRLYYADNPSIKELAFDLGFNDPEYFSRLFKKVTGRTIAGFFQELSGDK comes from the coding sequence ATGGATAAGATGGACGAGCTCTTCAATCGGTTCCCGCAGCACGGTAAGCTACCCATCAGGCTGGTGGCGCCGGATTTTGGCCACTTATCGCCGGAGGAGGCAAAGGGATGGGGGAGCATCCTTCGTTCACCCTACTATTTTTTCCTTTTTATGCTGGAAGGCGCTGCCTGGCATACGGTAGACCTGCAGCAATTTGAGATCGGCAATAATGAATTGCTTTTTGTGCTGCCCAACCAGGTACATGAATTGCCTGCTGCCGGCCATGGCGTCGATTATTTTAAGTTAGGGTTCGATGAAAGCTGTCTTTCCCTGCTGCCCAGACAATATCCTTTTCTCATCAATCCGTTGAACAGCCCAAAGATCAGTTTTACGCCAGCTGCCGCCGGGCGTGTGAGGGCTGTGTTTCTGGTGCTGCTGGAATTGTTGAGTGACAGCGGTTCCCGGCCAGAACTGATCCTGGCGCACCTCAACAGCCTGCTCACTGAAATAGATACCGCCTATTTTGAGACCGGTAAGAAACCTGCGGATGAGAAACTTGCCAGGTATATTGACTTCAGGGTCTTTGTTGAAAATAACCTCACCGATCATCCTACCATCAGTGAGATAGCAGGGGAGCTGGCCATCAATACCAATGGCTTGTACCAGCTTGTCAAGCAATATTCAGGGCTTTCCCCCAAAGCGTATATTACAAACCGGCTGATCCTTGAAGCAAAGCGGCGTTTGTATTATGCCGATAATCCTTCCATTAAGGAGCTGGCCTTCGATCTCGGCTTCAATGATCCCGAATATTTTTCCCGTTTGTTTAAGAAAGTTACCGGCAGGACCATCGCCGGGTTCTTCCAGGAATTGTCAGGGGATAAATGA
- a CDS encoding SDR family oxidoreductase produces the protein MEQVFSISTELKGKIALVTGGTKGAGNAIAHRLLSAGATVIITARHPPETANSHLHFIAADLSTSAGTNKVVENVLEQFGALDILVNNLGGSETPAGGYAALSDADWETTIHTNLLAPVRLDRGFLPGMVDKKAGVIIHIASIQGRLPLHESTLPYAAAKAGLINYSKGLSKEVSPKGVRVLTVSPGWIMTGSGQGMMERIAERNGTTIEAATQSVMDALGGIPFGRPAQPEEVAELVGFLVSPRAAYLTGTEFVIDGGTIPTV, from the coding sequence ATGGAACAGGTATTTTCTATCAGCACTGAATTAAAAGGAAAGATTGCGCTGGTGACCGGCGGCACCAAAGGCGCAGGTAATGCTATCGCACACAGATTATTATCAGCAGGGGCTACCGTGATCATCACTGCCAGACATCCTCCAGAAACAGCGAACAGTCACCTGCATTTTATAGCGGCTGATCTGAGTACTTCAGCAGGTACAAACAAGGTGGTTGAAAATGTTTTGGAACAATTCGGCGCCCTGGATATTCTGGTCAATAACCTTGGTGGCTCAGAAACCCCTGCCGGTGGATATGCAGCATTGTCTGATGCCGACTGGGAAACAACCATCCATACTAACCTGCTGGCGCCTGTACGGCTGGACAGGGGGTTTCTGCCGGGTATGGTTGACAAAAAGGCCGGCGTAATTATCCATATTGCTTCCATACAGGGGCGGCTGCCGCTGCATGAATCCACCTTGCCGTATGCGGCTGCCAAAGCGGGGCTGATCAACTACAGCAAAGGGCTGTCGAAAGAAGTATCACCCAAAGGTGTTCGGGTGCTCACAGTATCGCCTGGCTGGATCATGACCGGATCGGGCCAAGGAATGATGGAGCGGATTGCAGAGAGGAACGGCACTACCATAGAAGCTGCCACGCAAAGCGTGATGGATGCTTTGGGCGGTATTCCTTTTGGCCGTCCGGCACAACCGGAAGAAGTGGCCGAGCTGGTAGGGTTTCTGGTGTCCCCCAGGGCTGCTTACCTGACGGGAACAGAATTCGTGATCGATGGCGGTACTATTCCTACTGTGTGA
- a CDS encoding helix-turn-helix domain-containing protein: MYQRKIPLELNCGLDLAGEVLYGKWTIRLLWFIKEGFHRPSELQRKIPQASRRVLNMQLKELETFGLVAKTIYPVVPLKVEYQLTDFGRSLIPVISALGEWGDQHEERLREVILQGSGAK, encoded by the coding sequence ATGTACCAGCGAAAAATTCCTCTTGAACTGAATTGCGGGCTCGACCTGGCAGGTGAAGTCCTGTACGGCAAATGGACCATCCGTTTGTTATGGTTCATCAAAGAAGGATTCCACAGACCAAGCGAACTGCAACGAAAAATCCCCCAGGCCTCCCGAAGAGTGCTGAATATGCAGTTGAAGGAACTGGAAACATTCGGGCTGGTAGCCAAAACCATTTACCCGGTGGTGCCGCTCAAAGTGGAATACCAGCTGACAGATTTTGGCAGGTCGCTGATCCCCGTGATCAGTGCATTGGGTGAATGGGGCGATCAGCATGAAGAGCGATTACGTGAAGTGATCCTGC